cctgcaaatgccataattttattcttctttaaggctgagtaatattccattgtgtatatgtatcacattttctttattcatcttttgaagggcatctaggttggttccacagtttaactattgtgaattgagctcctataaacattgatgtggcttgaGAATATTTTAAGTGTAGAAAATTTCATGTAACCTCTACAAGAATTGTAACTTGCTAGAAGATGCACAGTAAGTTAGCAGCAGGGCTGAATCTAGAACCCAAGTTTCCAGATGCTGGTCCATTTTGTCCCCTGTTCAACTGAGATGTCTGATGCCTGGACCCCTGGTTAGATAGGTACAGGTGATAGCTACAAGTACTCTCATTATTAAATAACTTACTGCTGAAACTTTGCTGAGTATAACTTAACATTTCCCTGAATGCACTAACCTCTTCATAGCCACCACGACACATCCAGTGTTAACTTTCTCAATATTGTAACCACGGTGGGCTCCACAAGTGTGCAACTTATGTAGTCACACGCGGTCCCCATGTTTAAAGGGCCTCAAGTTTGGCTTAATGCTCTCCTGTTACCACattgaaattcttaattttttagcAAGGGATcctgtatttttcatttttcacagGGACCAGCAAATTAGGTAGCCTGCCTATAGCTTACACCCTGAGAGATAGAAATAAGGAGGttttgtggatgtgtaaccgatgtgattctgcaatctgtatttggggtaaaaatgggagttcataacccacttgaatcaaatgtatgaaatatgatatgtcaagagctttgtaatgttttgaacaaccaataaattaaaaatttttaaaaaaaaagaaataaggaggTTTCTTCCATTCCTTTTCCCTAATCCAGAGGCCAAGTCATATGTAAATTTTCTTGTGGAGGCCAacttgattttgtgtgtgtgtgagggtgtgtgtgtgtgtgtgtgtgtttctattttaatttttttttagttgcagatggacacaatatgtttatttatttttatgtggtgctgaagatcaaacccagtgcttacaTGTATGAGTCAAGAGCTCTAatgctgagctatagccccagcccccagttggttttttttgttgtttttcattttagttttggttggtttggggggtaccaggaattaaatCCAAAGATGCCtaacacatccccagccttttttattttttaatttgacagggtctcactaagttgtttagagcctcactaagtttctgaggcttgcttaaacttgcaatcctcctgcctcagcctccccaaccactgggattacaggcatgcaccaccatgcctggctgaagcCAACTCAGTTAACATATTCACTGCAAGAATTATTTTCTTTAGATTGCCTTCATGATTTTAGCTTCCCTTTGTATGGTTCATTGTTAAAGGGATGAGACAAACTTGCTTTGAGATCAAATACTGGTTTCTTATTGGAAACTGGAATCTGTGCTGCCACAGTTGTCAACTTGAACGTGGTAATGACAGCAGCATAATCCCCTTGGTAAGCCTCTAGGTTAACCTAGGGCAGATAAGTTTTTAAAAGCCATGAAGGAAGATGAGGCTGAAGAGCCTGGTGAGACCAGTCTGGGAAAAGTCTTGAGGGGCTGAAATGTTGGAGTTGCCTCATCCCAGAATGGGCAGCCACTGAGGCTCTTAGCAGAGTAGACAGCTCCTTGATGCACCCCATGGAGACCAGCTTGTATTGTAGCAGAGATTGCAATCAATTGTCCAAGCCACAGCAGTGGGCTGAGGATGCCCAGCCCAGTGAGGGACCTGGCTGTAGGTTCTGAGAAGCGGAGGAGTGAGGAGGAGACAAGTTTCCCACTTTGAGAAATGAGTCCTTTTGAAGTCAGAGATCCTCATGACAACTAAGCCCCAAACACCGAAAAGGAGAAAAACTTGGGAAATATAAGAACTGCACTACTCCAGACTGAGAAGCTTCATGAGGCTTGCTTTAAGGAAACAAAGTCTATTttcccacttgaagaggaaaaaagaaacattttaagggactggggctggagctcaatggtagagcacgtgccaggcatgtgcaaagccctgtgtttgatcccaagcactgcaaataaataagataaaaataaaaactatcaaAAATTAAGGATTACTATTCTCTGTCAAATTCATGTCTTATTCATTTTATGGAAAAGACTAAAATTGTGTAGCATTACATCCTGGTGCTACCTGAGTGGAACTTCAAGATTTTcataagtaaattttttttttcactctgaagAAAAAAGAGtcccacaaatccctgagcctcatCACAAATCAAGTTTGACTCCCATTAAATCCTTTGAGGATAGTCAAGTAACATTCGGTATTTTATTTCTATCatcctttgtttttttattaCAAAATAGTCTCATGCTTGTTTAAAAACACAAATACAAAGTACATAAAGTGAAAAGCTTATTTCTACTTCATTCCCTGACCTCAATTCTGTTCTTAAGGGATAATCACTATTCAATTATTAATGGATATCCTTCCAGACATTTCATTTTACATACACAAGCATAAACATATTTGAGAATGTTTTGATATTTGTTCACAAAATGAGATTACAATGTTTATATATTTCAATTTGTTTCAATGTTGTATTTGTTTAATATCTTCTAAACCAGCACCAGTGTAGAATGATGTGTTCCTTCCAACAAGACACTCCCCTCTGTAGAACTGAACTATTGCTTGCACAGAAGAAAACCAAcaacatcccctgcccttgtgtGTCTGATCTTAGATGAACACACCCAACTCTGTGCCTTGGATCTTAGGAATGTCACATACAAAGAGGTATTTCCTACTCGGAAGGTTGAGGCAAGAGAAATACAAGTttgaaggctagcctcagcaacgtagagaaaccctgtctcaaaaaataaaaagggctgggagtgtaactcaagggtaaagcgcccctggatttgatccccagtccCTAGTAAGAAGAAGAAGTtatggaggagaaggaggaggaggaggaggaagaagaagaggatttCCAGTTTAGCTCTGAGTGACTAAACACTGTTCGCTATCTACTAAAACTTGAGGAGGTAGAGACCCAAACAACTGGCCTCCACTTTCATTCCATGCTTCTTAAATTGGAGGGACAGTCTTTATAGTCCAAGATTAAAATCAAAACTGTATGAGTTTAAGAGaaaatatatactgtcaagatatgacttctataaatatatataggtaactttaattataaaatacagctaactatattattatatttataccAGGTACTTCACTGAAGTACCTGTTTTAATTCCCAGAACACCCTGTATAGGAGATAGTATGATGTCACTTTTcatggatgaagaaactgaggttcagaatgGTTAAGTGACTTGCCCTCGAAATAAGTGAGGACATGCCATCTCAGAATAGGCAAATTTAGTTGGGCATAGtggtccacacctgtaatcctagtgacttgggagggtaaggtaggaggatcgaaagttcagggACACCTcaacaactcagcaaggccctaagcaacttaataagaccctgtctcaaaataaaaagggcttgggatgtagctcaattgttaagtgtccctggattcaacccccagcaccaaaaaaatgagccagccatgggctgtgtgtgtgagctatgtgCATTTGAGCATATGAGAAAACTGGACTGACATTGCTTCCTGATTGGGCTGTGCCATGTATATGTGCCTTTTCCCTCACTCTGCCATAATCCCAcatagcacctgagatgggtatgGCTTTCCAAGATGTCGGTCAATCTGCTGGCCacaagacatcaccaagcaaTCCCCTGAAACCCGACCCCTTGTTCTCTTGTAATAGTACCCCTTTGTCTTACTTGGATGGAATATTTTATCAAACAGCTTTCCCCAATAAAAACCAGGGTTGGGACATGCTCTCTCTTGCCTGTCTCTCTTGCCTCCCTTTTGGGAGCTGAGGCCGAGGAGCCATCACTGCACTCCAAAAAAGGTATTTTGTGTGGTTTTTAGTCGCCAGCCCAATTCACACAGAATAAACCTGATTTAGTCACATGTTGCGACACCCACAAAATAGACAAATGGTATAttgattatttcaagttgaaaatcACTAGAGGAAGTGTAACTTCAGGAAAGGGCTATTTGATCTGTCTTTTCTTACATGCAGCAAGCCATAGAGATTCTTTGTGAAATGATGCCCTTCACATACCAAGGCCAGAAAATAGCCCTTAATCACCAGAGACTGGTAATGGCGGGGTGGGAGGGAAATTAACCTGAATAAACAAACTATGAAGTAACCCTTATCTTCCACTAGCTTTTTTACCCCACCCCATACATCCTCAAAATTTACCTCCCAGTCCATATAGCCACTTGTCCTGTCATTACTTCACAAATTTATTGGTCTTTGTTTAAGAAGTATAAAAGCATCGTGCTTTAGGCGTTTCTTTGGACTTCACTTTCTTGTGAAGATCCCCACATGTAAACTTAATAAAATCGTTatgcttttctcttgttaatcaGTTTTGTATTAAATGAGTTCCTAGATCCAGCCAAAGAGCCCACATAATAACTAAGAGGGGGTCGAGGGGATCTCTCTCTCCCCTATACCCTCACATAGCTTGTAAGTAGTAAAGTCACGTATATCTAACCACAGGGCCTGTATTCTTTCAGGGGCACAGTCCTCCTGTGTCTAACTGATGAGAATAATCCACATGAACAATTAAAACAATAAAGTACTAAACAATACAGTATTGAGTTTAAGATTGGAGGAGTTTAGAAAAGGGGAGCACTATTTGGAATGTCCTGGTGCTGAAAGAGAAAATACACTGAATATACTATTCCAACTGGGCCCTGGAGAAGGATGAGATATGACCTGGGCAGCTGAGAGAGTGGATGTTAATGAAGCCAGAGCAAAAGCACAGAGTTGGAGTGGTGTGAAACTTGTTCCACTGAGAATGAGTAATGAACTGGGGTGGacagaaaatagaaaatgagGAATAATTTGAAGGGAACAAAAAGTTAAACTCATTGACAGGATATATAAAGGTCAGGAAAATGTAAGTCAAAGATGGAGACCAAGATTCTTTCCTTGGGAAGAGATAGTCACTGAACAAAGACAGAACATATAATGGAGCCAGATCATGCATATATTTAACATCTGCAAAGTCAACTATATGTCCTTTGTGAATGAGTAAAGCCAGGAGAGGAGTAATTTAAATAATGCAGGTGATTCTGCTCAACATTTCATCTGGACAGTATCTGCTCTGGGGTGAGGAGAACTAGGAGCTGGGATCTGCTGTGCCATCAATGAGTCTCAGTTCCTGTCACAGGGTGAAAGTCTTCTGCTATGTGCACATCATGATCCTaatgttcaaagaaaaaaaaaattttcatgcaacaaaatttttaaaagtaaaccaACTACTTATTCTGCTGCAAAATGAAAGGaataggaggagaaagaggagagaaagaaaaggtcTCAGTTGTGGGGAGAAGAGCCATCATTTGCCGTGCTGGAGAAAATTTGTACTCTGTGCAGTTTTTTTCCCTAAAGTCTGACTTTAGTCCTAAACCATTTGGTAAGATGCAACTCCACTGCAATTTGCAAAGGAAGGTATCCTTTAGGATGCCTTGGGTTAAGAGTCAAAGAAAACTCAACTCATACTATCCTAAAACAGTAAAGGATAATAATTGCCTAATCTGTTAAATCCAGATAGAAGATGATCTTCGGGCAAGTTCTGATCCAGTGGTTGAATAGTTTAATGAGGTTCTTTTTCACTATCTGCCCAGTCCATCTTCCACGGAGAGCTTCATCCTAAAACTGGCTCTATTTGTAAAGTGACTGCCAGCACTAACCAGAACTGCTGGCTGTATATTACATACCCAGTGAAAGAGGGTTTCCTCAGTCAGATAAAGGCCTGGGCTTCCTCTGAGTAGACCATCTCTAGTCAGATGCCATGTCTGAACTGGAAAGGATGGGACAGGATTATCCTACTTGTCATGGAGAAATCAAGGGCTTACCTGGAGACAGGGGTTAGGTAACTGTCAATTCAAAATATTTATCTAAGACTTCCTCTTAGGGGAAAGATATAGCTGATGCTTAGgagacaactttttttttttttttttggtactgaggattaaacccaggagtacttaaccactgagtcacatccctattcctttttaatattttatttagagacagagtcttgctgagttgctaagtgccttactaagttgctgagcctggctctgaactcacgatctgcctgtctcagcctccagagccgctgggattgcaggcgtgcgccactgcgcccggctgaaaaaatatttttgtgttggTAAGTAGGGAAGATGAGGAGCTTAGTTCAGTACACAAACATTTATTCAGCCAACATTTTGAGTTACTGCCCTGGGCTGGTCACTGTGTCAATTGGGGTCACAAAAATGAGTAGAacatgaactcttttttttttatcaagtaaaagagatgaacacataaacaatatgaTGAGGACTTTGTTAGAGGATAAAACAACCTTTAAGAAGCAGAAGATGGAGCAAATAACTACACTCCAGTCCCGAGACTTTTTTTATATAGgttttttagattttattattgttattagggGCTAAAAACCTCAAAGATCAAACTGCCCAGAGCTTGAAAACACAGGGCCTCAGAAGATATTTTAGAACTTAGATCCTGAGGAAATGTGTTGTTCTCACACACAACAAAGGTATGGACTGCCTGAAAACATCTTTATTGCCTCTTTCAGTTTTACATATGAGATTCTCCATgccaatgttttgttttgtttaagttGATAggttggttttttggtttgtttgtttggtaccaggaattgaatgcaGGGACACTCACAATCACTGAATCACATTGTCAGccatttttatactttatttttacttattttgagacagggtcttgctaagttgtttaaggctttgctaagtttctaagggtgattttgaacttgtgatcctcctgcctcagcctcctgagatttaTCTGCCTCCTTCAAAATTCAgctatcaaataaataaatccagTTATCTTATGTAGATGGGCTCATTCTTCTGATACGAACTGGGATTGCAGGTTTGCACCATGGCACccgcttttatattttctttgagacaggatctcaataaaTTGTTTAGGACCTAAGTGAAGTTTTTTGAAAAAAGAGTTCCTCTGATAAATGAATACAAACCACCGATCTAGCCCAATGTGTTCATTTTACCAAGAGAATTGAAACTCATAAAACAGAACCAGTTTGCCCAAGTCATGCATCTTATTAACaattaaacaaaaataagaaCTCAGTGGTCCTCTCGGGCTAATGCCCATTCCATCAACTTACTAGGCTTCAAGAAAGATATTTTAGGACTTAGACCCTGAGGAAAATTTGCTAGTGACAAATAGATTATGATAATCAGTGCCCAATGATGAGAGAATCTAAAGAAATCAGAACTGAAATTAGGGCTGAGAAGGGTAAAGGATGAACTTCAAAAAGTCAGGACTGTCCCCTCCAACttcaaaaaacttggaatgaGGGTACAGGTGGCTGGTTGGGTTTTTTTCTACAAGGTAACAGACATACAGAAAATTTGACTCCAACCAAACTGAGGGCCAGGAGAAGTAGGCTAGAACCTGGCCTGGCTGCTTTGCCCAGGGGTGGGTAGAACCAGCATGAACGAAGTGTTTTGTTCTCTTCTCTCCCACAGTAGCTTATGGCTAGGATGGAGGGAACCCTGGAAAAGCAGTTCCAATCGTTTTATAGACAAGAATGAAAATAGAGAAGTAGAGAAGGGTGTTGGCAGGGGTCGGGTAGGGGGTTCCATACTTGGAGGAAGCAAAGATGCTGCTGAAGCTCTTTGAAGATGTTTGAGCAAAACCCAGCATTAAGTGAAGAAATCCACTCTGAGATTTATCTGCCTCCTTCAAAATTCAGCtagcaaataaataaatccatttaCCTTATGTAGATGGGCTCATTCTTCTGACACAAACTGTACCTGCATTCATTTCCTCTGCATGTGGGAATCTAATACACTTACTTGTCTGAAGGAGCCATTTAtccctgcattgtgaactatcttatTAGACTTATTCTCTGCACCTTAGTAAAACCTCGGCCACAGTGAGGCACTACTGCAGGACTTTCAACAACTCTGCCCAGGCCTAGGGACTCTTGGGActattgactttaaaaaaaataataataaaacagaaaagtACTCCGCCCTCTGGATAGCAGAAACCAACACAATGCattccttttctctttgcttcgatctccctcccttccttccttcgtctttctcttcctctccccaTCCCCTGTTCTCTCTTCTTCCTACATCAATTCCCGTTCCCTGTCCTAAGCCTTTACTAGTCCTCTGCTCTACTGGGACACTTGTGGAACAGGCAGAACAACGCCAGCCCAAAGGAACACAAAGAAAGCAGGCAAGCACATCCTCTTGCCACTACCCCTGACCCACCTGCTGCCAAGCACTTTCTCTGTCCCACTCAGGCCTCTTGGGATGGATATCACCCGCCTACTTCTGGCCACCCTACTGGTCTTCCTATGCATCCTCGCTGCTTACAGTCATCTGGCACCTGAGGAGGAGCCCAGAGATGACGGGAACCTAAGGAGCAACTCCTCCATGAAAGTACTGGATATCCCTTCTGTCTCTATTGTGGGTAAGTAGCCAGGCGTCTAGCCTCTGGTATCTGGCCAATAAAAGGGGGCTTCAGGATGTCAAGCCTAGTCCCCAAGTTGTTACCAAAATTCACTACCATAGTCATGGGTCCTTCttgttcatcctgtaaaacagtcCTAGGGGAACAAAGTATCCTTTAATTCCTTGGGTTTGGGAAAGCCCTGCATGCAAACAATCTAAAATGCAGCTTAGCATGTTAGAAACTCTGAAGTCAAGATGCTTGGTGAACTTTGTTCTAACAGCATTTCTGAAAGTTAATGAATCCCAGGACTCCTATCAATGGTAACAAATTTTAGGAAATGCTGGAGAATATAACCAAGTCTGGGATAAACTAGTCCTGCCATGGCAGATTACTGCgcaggggaaaatatgaggggcaTTAGGATCTGGCATTAGAGATCTGGTTTGACTTCATCTGATAATAGTAGACATGGACTGGGggagcagctcagtggtaaagtgtgtgcatagcacgtgcaaggccccagGCTCCATCCTAACCAAAATAATAACTGACGTACTATGAGGTGGGAgctgtttttatttatatatcacAATTGAGGAAATTGAGGCTTAGAAAAGTTAAATAACTAGCATAAGATCAGAAAGTTCTTAATTAGCAGAGCCAGAATTCAAATGCAGATGAAATGTTAAAGCTCAAAACTAATATCTTTTTATTGCCTTTATCTCTCCCTAGGAAAAGAGGATATTCTAAATATATCAGGGGAATAAGGGCAGGGAAGGGAGGCAACACCAACACTGACTGATTATCTTTGATATGGCAAACTTCACTTTATAAACACACTCATTTATCCCTGCAAGATAGGTAATATAGAACCCTTtcgcagatgagaaaactgagtctcAAGGAGGTTAATGAGGTAACCTCACCTGTTGCATGGCAGGTTCTAAGGCTGTTATATGACAAAATTAGAATTTAAATCAGATCTGCCTGGCTCCAAGCTCTGAGATATAGAAAGTAGTAACACAGTTGTATCCAGGTATTGATATCCCATTATCCCATTTTCAGGGGATAAAATATCTTTCACCTGCCAGGTTAAAGACTAAAGAAGCACCTGGGGTAACTGAGTGGTGAGGGCTAAAAAGGTCAAAAAACCAGGCCTCTCATGGATATTATAGGCGGATCCCAGGGCCTCCTCAGATTtcctgtttgccttcctcagagttCACTGCCCTCAGTTCCTGGCTCCAGGTTAGCAGCCAGGCTAACAAGAACCTGCTGCTGAGTCCCATGATGATTCATCCAGCCAAGGCCAACCCCTCACCCTCCCCCCACTACCCTCTGAGGCCCTCAGCTCCTTCCATTTTACTGCTGTAAAAGGGTCCCCGGAAACATCTGGCTTTGTTCCTTCTGTCTCTCTTTGAAGCACTGAACAAGAAATCCAAAAAGATCAGCAGAACAGAAGCAGAAAAGAGGACAAGATCTTCCAAGGTAGGCCTGAGAGTTTTCATTGTGGGGGAGGGTGGATCAGACTTAAAAGGGAAGGACCCCTAAGCCGtggttaaaaatgaaataaaatcttttcAACGTCTACATTAACCAAAGAACTGAAAGCTACCTAAAAGATTCCTGGCGTAGAGTCCTCAGGCCCCCCGCCCCCCACAGAAGCCCAGGGAGATGAAGTTCACTGAGCAAAATTGCTTACCTACTGAAAAGCATCTTCTGATGCTGATTTAGCCCCTTGTCTGAAAATTCACTATTGCTCAGTCTTTTCCAAGGGGTTATTTCAGAATCACTTCCACATCCTTTACCATATCTGAGTTTTACCTACTTATTtcaaatcaaaagttttaaaaatacagaaagatAATAGAAAACCAGTATCACTATTAATAGGaaaataagtgaaaataaaatattgttagtGAAGTCTCACTGGATGGTACTGTCTACTAAATGCCCTAAATCTGAAGCCTGATCTCTGTGTTTAAAAAAGCAGATAGTGTTAAAGAAACATTAAGGACATATTTAGCATCCAACTGAGCCTTTCAAGTTGAGATATTTAAAAGAATCCTTTCTTGATTCAGGATCATTTAATATTCATGTATCACCTCAAATCACTGCACCATAATACAGGTCCCCACACTTTGGGAAACACTGGATGTACACATTATTCCTGTTTTAATGTGCCTCCATTTATCAGATCAACTAAAACCACAGCAGAACCAGTGGACTAGGTATAGAGAGGTAGAATCTGGCGTACTGTATGATCTTGAGAAAGTCTCTGCTTCTCTGATCCTGTTTTGATGGCTCTAGAGGAATGAGCAGGTCAGATGACTGACAGATAATATATAATGGACTAATATATTTACATGCTAGGTACTAGGAATATACAGTGAACAAAAAAATATCCCTGCTTTCACGAAGGTTACATTTTTGTGGGGAAACAAGTGAACAGCAAGTAAATAGAGGTAAAATAAATTCAGATGATAAAGGCTGTGAAGAAATTAAAGCACAATGATGAAAGAAAATGAAGGGAAGACTAGTCAAAAAAGGCCTAAAGAAAGAGCACTGAAATAAAAACTCAATAACCTAGAGCAGCAATGTCTAATGAACAATGAGGGCCATATATAAAAGTATAAATTCTCTAATAGCCACAttagaaaaaataagaaacagcTGCAATTAATTTAATAACAGCCTATcgtatttaaaatattaacatttcaACATGCAATCAATTGTAAGTTActgaaatattcattttttatgctAAGTCTGAAATCTGGTGTATAGTATAGCTGATGCAGCAcatctcaaattcaaagctaaATCTTCAACAAAGTAAAATGTGGTCCTGATAAAATAAACTTGTGtttaatggctaaaaaaaaaagaaagaaaaataataagtttTTACAATGCTTccgttttaaattaattaaaattaaatagccAGGGGTGGGGACACACGTCTGTAATACCAGTGATtcaaaaggctgaggcaagagcatcGTAAATCAGAGGCCAgctttggcaatttagcaagatcctcagcAGTTTTgctaggccctgtctcaaaacaaaacaaaacaaaaaaggactggggatgtagtgcagtggtaaagtgcctctgggttcattccccagtgccaaaaataaaaaataaagactggGGGTGTGATTCCGTGGTAGAATgaccctgggttttatccccagtacttaaaaaaaaaaaaaatttttttaatagaaaattaaGTTCCTCGGTTGCATTAGACACATTTCAGTATTGAGTAGCCACATGTGGCTGTGGCTACTTGTACTGGATAGACAGCAAAGAATGACCCCCAGGCTAGAAAGTAGCAAGTTCAAATATCCCACAGCAAAAATTCATTTGCTGTGTAGTCAGAGGTCTGAGGCCAAAGGGGAGTcctgggcacacacctgtaatcccagatactaatgaagatgaggcaggaggaaagCAAATTGAAGAGACtccacctcaaaataaaaataaaaaagcagggggtgtagctcagaggcagaacaCTTATCTAGCATAACTGAAGCCCTGAGTTCATTCGAAATGCAAGAAGAAACTATCAGAAGGCTTTAAGCCGGGGTGGGATGCGATCTTAGGTCTCCACAAGGTTCCTTCAGGGGTTCCTTCAGTTCCCTGAAGGATGGACCGTAAGGGGCCAAAACGACAGCGGGGAGAAGATAGTGGCCGGCCCTGGGTATCCGCGGTGAGAGAGAAGTGGGGGAACTCCGGATCTACTGTGAAGACACAACTGTGGATAGGGAAAGGGACTGTGGATAAACTAGTTTAAAACGATGGAGCTGAGTAAGGTCCTCTAAGGAGAGAAAAAGGCCAGGCCAAAGCCAGGTAAGTCTGGACAGGGATCCAGAGACAGAAGGGGTGACCTGATTGGGGGAACGGGCAGGGACCAGCTGCGGTGCTCTGTGAGCATGAGCAGAGCGGTCGGTGGAAGCGTGGCGGTGACGGGGGTGTCTGGCCCCGAGGCGTCATAGCCCCGAATTTTCAGGCCGAGACGATAAGCACGGCAGGCATGGCCAGTTCCAGCAGCCCAGCATTTCCCCTACAGAAAAAGGCTCCGATGAAGAAGGTAGCGCGGCCCCGGCCCCCTCCGCCCACGCCCTGCGTGGCCACCCGCGACAGCTGCAAGTCGCCGTCGCCACCCTGCTGCGACCCGTGCGCCTCCTGCGTGTGCCGCTTCTTCGGCAGCGTCTGCTCCTGTCGCGTACTCAACCGCAACTGCTGAGTACGTCCACTCGCGGCTGCAGGCGGGGAAGGGCGGGGCTTCCTGGGCGTGGATTGGGTGGGGCTTCCGGGAGTGGAGGGCTTCAAGGGCGGGGCACTCTAATAAAGTGTATCCTTCTGGGACTAGTGCGGGCGTAGCTGTTGGGATTGGGCCGGGGTTTTCAGGAGGCGGGACTTCACCGAGTCAGATTTAAGCTAAAATTTGAATATAGCATTTGTCGGCTGCTCGGAGTTGTGTTGCTGTTTCTTTAAAGAACCAGAAAGCTCGCTGTCCCTTGACCGATCCTCCCAAGCTGCGAAGTCCCGCGGAATGCGCAAGCGCTACTTTCCTCGGGTGGGAAAGCCCAGTTAGCTCGGCCCACTGCTGCACTCAGATACTCGCTTCTCCACCCTACCTCTGAGCACTGGGAACTCCGGGGGAGTGCAGACCAGGCTGGCAGAAGAGAGCTATCAGGGAGCCCCCTTTCAGTCTTTCACCTTTTCTAGTTCTAAGAAGCTCTCCTCAGTGCCTTCTTCCTCTCTTCTCAACCACCCCCCAaagaatataagaaatgttaGAACTCCATGCAGTCTCACTGGGCTGATGGTTCCGCGGAATTTGCGGACAAAGATGGTCGGCTGACTGTGActgaa
This region of Callospermophilus lateralis isolate mCalLat2 chromosome 3, mCalLat2.hap1, whole genome shotgun sequence genomic DNA includes:
- the Asip gene encoding agouti-signaling protein produces the protein MDITRLLLATLLVFLCILAAYSHLAPEEEPRDDGNLRSNSSMKVLDIPSVSIVALNKKSKKISRTEAEKRTRSSKKKAPMKKVARPRPPPPTPCVATRDSCKSPSPPCCDPCASCVCRFFGSVCSCRVLNRNC